The DNA region GAATCCCAGCGGAAATACAACCTGCCCCAACAGAGAAAGTTCCAAGCATACCGCAACTTCTGAAACAAACCTTCAGGAAAGAATAACAATGCCAGTTATTAAAAGCGTGACTTGTCCAGTCTGTGGAACCCTCTGCGACGACCTCGAAGTAACAGTGGAGAAAAACGTAATAACAGACATCAAAAACGCATGTGCAATTAGCGAAGCAAAATTCATAAACTTTTCCAGCCCTAAGCATCGAAACCTAGAACCCCTCGTGAGAAAAGAGGGAGAATTGACCGAAGTCTCTTTTGACGAGGCGGTGAAGAAAAGCGCTCAAATCCTCGTCGATGCATCTTACCCAGTCCTCTACGGTTGGAGCTGCACAAGCTGCGAAGCAATTCGGGTAGGGGTAGAATTAGCCGAAGAAGTTGGGGGGGTCATAGACAACACTTCCACCGTTTGCCACGGTCCCTCAATACTCGGCATCCAAGACGTCGGCATACCAACATGCACCTTAGGCCAAATACGCCACCGCGCCGACCTAATCATTTATTGGGCAAGCGACCCCTACAGCGCCCACCCACGCCACATGGAACGTTACACAGCCTTTTCAGATGGGCGCTTCCAAAAAAGTGAATGGGAGCATTATGTTACACGTCTACGAGGCATACTAGGCAAGAAAAGACTCAACAGAGCTTCAGAGTTGGTGTTGATGGAGGAAGTTTCGTTGCCGGCTATCGTGGGGCAAAAACTGCCACCAAAATTCGAGACACAAAAGCGAAAGCTAATTGTTGTAGATGTCCGAGAAACTCGTTCCGCAGAACTTGCCGATTTCTTCGTTCAA from Candidatus Bathyarchaeota archaeon includes:
- a CDS encoding formylmethanofuran dehydrogenase subunit B, which gives rise to MPVIKSVTCPVCGTLCDDLEVTVEKNVITDIKNACAISEAKFINFSSPKHRNLEPLVRKEGELTEVSFDEAVKKSAQILVDASYPVLYGWSCTSCEAIRVGVELAEEVGGVIDNTSTVCHGPSILGIQDVGIPTCTLGQIRHRADLIIYWASDPYSAHPRHMERYTAFSDGRFQKSEWEHYVTRLRGILGKKRLNRASELVLMEEVSLPAIVGQKLPPKFETQKRKLIVVDVRETRSAELADFFVQVEPNKDFELLQALRLLVKDEELEVDEVAGVSVELLEDVADAMVGCDFGVLFFGVGLTMSSGKLQNIDAAIALTRDLNYRTKFVIMPMRGHFNVAGANVVSTWQTGYPFAVDFSQGYPRYNPGETSVVDILCRDEADAGLIVASDPVSNFPREAARNLVKNPLIAIDPVISPTTMMADVVFPSTFVGVEAEGTAYRMDRVPLPLKKLVEPPRTCLSDEEILRRILRQIRRIKR